In Candidatus Kryptobacter tengchongensis, a genomic segment contains:
- a CDS encoding Gas vesicle protein encodes MARDNNEGMFKGFLIGFLVGSALGAVLAMLFTPKSGKEMRALIKEKSAQAKEKAEGYLGEAKAKAEEVIEKAKEEAEKIKREVDEIISSAKQKVETVKEAVKSGIETYKEETKKKS; translated from the coding sequence ATGGCACGAGATAATAACGAAGGGATGTTCAAGGGATTTTTGATTGGATTTCTTGTTGGGAGTGCGTTGGGGGCTGTTCTTGCTATGTTGTTTACACCAAAGAGTGGGAAAGAAATGAGAGCTTTAATTAAAGAAAAATCCGCACAGGCTAAAGAGAAAGCGGAGGGATATCTTGGTGAGGCGAAGGCGAAAGCAGAAGAGGTAATTGAGAAAGCGAAGGAAGAAGCTGAAAAAATTAAAAGGGAGGTTGATGAGATAATTTCTTCGGCAAAGCAAAAAGTTGAAACGGTTAAGGAAGCGGTGAAATCTGGGATTGAAACTTATAAAGAGGAAACGAAAAAGAAAAGTTAA
- a CDS encoding fructose-1,6-bisphosphatase I — protein sequence MQRIITIERFIIEREHEIPGATGEFSKLLTDIALAAKIVWREVSKAGLVDIIGSTGKVNISGDVVQKLDEFANEIFINVMQKGGHLCVMASEESKGLIEIPEELAKGKYVLVFDPLDGSSNIDVNVSIGSIFGIFRRVTPGGRGTEEDVLQPGRNLVAAGYVVYGSSTILVYTTGNGVHGFTLDPSIGEFLLSHENIRIPKKGDIYSVNEGYYERWDENMKKLVNYLKAEDKATGRPYKLRYVGTLVADFHRTLLYGGIFMYPGDSKNPEGKLRLIYEAAPLAYVVEKAGGRASNGFQNILDIKPTSLHQRTPLFIGSEEDVKLVEKFLQGKAED from the coding sequence ATGCAACGCATCATCACAATTGAGCGATTCATTATTGAAAGAGAGCATGAAATCCCTGGGGCAACTGGGGAATTTTCAAAACTTTTAACTGATATTGCTCTTGCTGCGAAGATAGTTTGGCGTGAGGTTTCAAAGGCTGGGCTTGTTGATATTATCGGTTCAACGGGCAAAGTTAATATCTCGGGTGATGTTGTTCAAAAACTTGATGAGTTTGCAAATGAGATATTCATTAATGTAATGCAAAAAGGGGGACACCTTTGCGTTATGGCGAGTGAAGAAAGCAAAGGTTTAATTGAAATTCCCGAAGAACTTGCAAAAGGTAAATATGTTCTTGTATTTGACCCGCTTGATGGGAGTTCAAATATTGATGTCAATGTCTCAATTGGTTCTATATTTGGGATTTTCCGTCGTGTTACACCCGGGGGCAGAGGAACGGAAGAAGATGTGTTGCAACCTGGAAGAAACCTCGTCGCTGCAGGTTATGTTGTTTATGGGTCAAGCACAATCCTTGTTTATACAACTGGAAATGGGGTTCATGGATTTACACTTGACCCAAGCATAGGTGAATTTTTGTTATCTCACGAAAATATCAGGATTCCTAAAAAGGGGGATATTTATAGCGTAAATGAAGGATATTATGAGAGATGGGATGAGAATATGAAAAAGCTTGTTAACTATCTTAAAGCCGAGGATAAGGCAACCGGAAGACCTTACAAGTTAAGATATGTTGGAACTCTTGTTGCTGATTTCCATCGGACGCTTTTGTATGGTGGAATTTTTATGTATCCAGGGGATTCAAAAAATCCGGAGGGGAAGTTGCGTTTAATTTACGAAGCAGCGCCATTAGCCTATGTTGTTGAAAAAGCGGGTGGTAGGGCAAGCAATGGATTTCAAAATATACTTGATATAAAGCCAACAAGTTTGCATCAAAGAACACCGCTTTTCATTGGAAGCGAAGAAGATGTGAAACTTGTGGAGAAGTTTTTACAGGGTAAAGCGGAGGATTAA
- a CDS encoding ATP-binding cassette, subfamily B, with protein MHDFREDEIVGKAYDSRLMKRLLKYVKPYWKQVAISVILVLILAVLNPLRPYITKFAIDDYILKSNYSGLTKLAVLLFGILLLQGILQYLLSYVTEWIGQKTIFDLRMEIFSHLQRLALRFFDKNPTGRLVTRVTNDVESLNEMYSSGIVLVFGDIFTILGILYFMFKLSFELSLVTLSVLPLLFYATFLFRKKAREAYREVRALIARINAFLQEHFSGVSVVQVFHREEEEFKKFDKINAKYRDANIRSVFYYAVFFPAVELISAIGVGLIIWYGGGEVIKGTVTVGVLISFLQYTEMFFRPVRDLSEKYNIFQTAMASAERIFKLLDTKIFISQPKNPVRLEKVHGEIEFKNVWFAYRDDGEVISEDDWILKNVSFKINKGEKVAIVGATGSGKSTIINLICRFYDIQKGQILIDGIDIKRIDERDLRKHIAVVLQDVLLFSGDILTNITLGNGEIPIEKVIEASKLIGADKFIEKLPNGYFEVVQERGANLSVGEKQLISFVRALVYDPKILILDEATSSVDVETERIIQGAIEKLLENRTAIIIAHRLSTIQNSDKIIVLHKGEVREIGTHEELLALKGIYYRLYQLQYKERKPRIVSVSGTTK; from the coding sequence ATGCATGATTTTAGGGAAGATGAAATAGTTGGCAAGGCGTATGATTCAAGGTTGATGAAACGACTTTTAAAATATGTTAAACCGTATTGGAAACAAGTTGCTATCTCGGTCATACTTGTTTTAATACTTGCAGTGTTAAATCCATTACGACCTTACATAACGAAATTTGCGATAGATGATTATATCTTGAAGTCAAATTATTCAGGACTTACAAAATTAGCAGTGCTTCTTTTCGGCATCTTGCTTTTGCAGGGGATCTTACAATATCTTTTAAGTTATGTAACTGAATGGATTGGTCAGAAGACAATTTTTGACTTAAGAATGGAGATTTTCAGCCATTTGCAACGGCTTGCCTTGAGATTTTTTGATAAAAATCCAACTGGACGACTTGTAACAAGGGTTACGAATGATGTTGAATCTTTAAATGAAATGTATTCATCCGGGATTGTTCTTGTTTTTGGGGATATATTTACAATTTTGGGGATTTTATATTTCATGTTTAAGTTAAGTTTTGAACTTTCGCTTGTCACTTTGAGCGTTTTGCCTTTGCTTTTTTATGCGACTTTTCTTTTCAGAAAGAAGGCGAGGGAGGCTTATAGGGAGGTAAGGGCGTTAATCGCAAGGATAAATGCTTTCTTACAGGAACATTTTTCTGGTGTGAGCGTGGTGCAGGTTTTTCACCGGGAGGAAGAGGAGTTTAAAAAGTTTGACAAGATAAACGCAAAATATAGAGATGCGAACATAAGGTCGGTTTTTTATTATGCTGTTTTCTTTCCCGCAGTTGAACTTATAAGTGCAATTGGGGTTGGGCTTATAATCTGGTATGGTGGTGGGGAGGTGATAAAGGGAACTGTCACAGTTGGAGTTTTGATCTCGTTTCTTCAGTATACAGAGATGTTTTTCAGACCTGTTAGAGATTTATCGGAGAAGTATAACATCTTTCAGACAGCGATGGCTTCCGCTGAAAGAATTTTTAAACTTCTTGACACAAAAATTTTCATAAGTCAACCTAAAAATCCCGTAAGACTTGAGAAGGTTCATGGGGAGATTGAGTTTAAAAATGTGTGGTTCGCATACAGAGACGATGGTGAAGTGATTTCAGAAGATGACTGGATTTTGAAAAATGTTTCTTTTAAAATCAATAAAGGAGAAAAAGTTGCCATAGTTGGAGCAACTGGTTCGGGAAAAAGCACTATTATAAATTTGATATGCAGATTTTACGATATTCAGAAGGGACAAATTTTAATTGACGGAATAGATATTAAAAGAATTGATGAGAGGGATTTAAGGAAGCACATCGCTGTCGTTTTGCAGGATGTTTTGCTCTTTTCTGGAGATATTTTAACAAATATAACACTTGGAAACGGAGAAATTCCGATTGAAAAGGTTATTGAAGCATCAAAGTTGATCGGTGCAGATAAGTTCATTGAAAAGTTGCCAAATGGTTATTTTGAAGTGGTTCAAGAAAGAGGTGCTAATTTATCAGTAGGGGAAAAGCAACTTATTTCATTTGTTCGTGCGTTGGTTTATGACCCGAAAATTCTTATCCTTGATGAGGCAACTTCAAGCGTTGATGTTGAAACGGAGAGGATAATTCAAGGTGCAATTGAAAAACTCCTTGAGAACAGAACTGCGATAATCATTGCTCATAGGTTGTCAACGATTCAAAATTCTGATAAGATAATCGTTCTTCACAAGGGTGAAGTTCGTGAGATTGGGACGCATGAAGAGTTGCTTGCTTTGAAAGGGATATATTATCGGCTTTATCAATTGCAGTATAAAGAGAGAAAACCAAGAATTGTTAGTGTATCGGGGACAACAAAATGA